DNA sequence from the Hemibagrus wyckioides isolate EC202008001 linkage group LG20, SWU_Hwy_1.0, whole genome shotgun sequence genome:
CCTCTTAGTAAACGGAAACTGGCTTAATACTGTTCCCTACAGAACAAACGACACCTTTTATTACTGTAATAGTCTGACAATCCCCTGGTCCTGAGTTAATACATGTTTGTCTCCTGATAAAAACGCTGTAATTTATAAAGTGGAGACGTCTGAAATCCTTCGCTCGAGGGTGAACCAGGATGTTTGAGTCTCGATAGTCCTCCATAATTACTTACTCCACAAagaaatcactctctctctcgcactctatTTTCAAAAGGTTTCAATCCCATGTGGAACGAGAATTTCCAGTTTGACCTTTACGTGCCTGAACTTGCGCTGGTGCGCTTCGTCGTGGAGGATTACGATTGCGTGTCCAGCAACGACTTCGTCGGCCAATACACGGCCCCCTTCGCCAGCCTACAGAACGGTCAGTGATCGCACCGCACCATTCAAACCAACCTTAACATATTTACTAATTAATGAGACTGGATTGTACTCGATTAACACAAATGGGGGAGGCATTTAAAGTGATGAGACAGACCTTATTGGACATCGAGTCCAAATGATGGTCTAATTCATTCctgttatcgtttccatagtaacgacTTGCTCAGTCAGACGACCCCAAGAGTTGTCAATCTTTctaataatgttttgtttatttttgtaaatgggTGCATAATCCTGTTCACATTGTTTCATGACAAAGCGTCAAAAAAAGGCTGTAGTAGTGAGCCGATGTCAGCATGTGAAGTCGTCACATGATCGATTTTGAGCACAGGAATGTAGACAGATTTGGATTTCTCCAGAATTTTCTTGAATGAAAACACACTCTGTCCTTGTTTTCCTCTGCAGGATATCGCCATGTGCCGCTCTACAACCAAAACGGAGACCTCCTCCCTTCAGCTCAACTCTTTGTTCACATCATGGCCGTGGAAGCAGAATAAGCCTAAAGACCTGTCTTTATTCCAGCACTTCCCGTCCAGAGAAAGCCGAGCACAAGACTGAACTTGGAGCTGGAccagaacaaaaagaaaatcctgAGCTGGATTGGGAACTGCTGTTTTAATCATTTACCCAGCGAGACACTGCAGGACCGTCAACTTCCTCGTAAACATCCATCCTGGTCAACTTTACCCATGTAGCTGTAGTACGATACACTGAGCAGTTAATGAACTAGATGAATATTTTCTTATAGATGGTTTTTAGATGTTTTTATGTTTGAGTGCTACTTGGCTTCTTAAACATTCCATTATTTAAgattttacgtgtgtgtgtatgaagaatGTGTGAACTGAAAAACTAATAAATCGCCAGCTGTAGTGAAAACTACAAGCTGCTACTGATAAAAAATTTGCTGGAAGTCATTCCTCCTTCTTTCATACGCTGCCAGGTTGGAATGGTGAGCTGTAAACACAAGCTGTGCCAAGAGGATGATGGCATGCAGAAAGCAGATGAGTTCAGCTACTCGAGAATGAGCTGAGGAGTCTCTGCAGACAGCGTGTGTTGATTAGAGTTTATAAATACAGCCAGGTGTTTCCTGTTGGATCAAAGATGGAGAATTAAACCATTTCCTAAGCTGGCATAGGCATGTTTGTGTGAATTTAAGTGCTAGAAAGTAGAACCAAGTAGAAGATAATGTTTAATCCAATTCTACAAGCCACCAGAACATCTTGAATGCACTGGTGTTGATGGTGCGACTCTCTGGAACTGTACTGGAGTGATGGACACCATTCAGCTGGAAGATGTTGCTCTCAGTTGGTGCTTAGATAGAGATGCTGGCTGAATCTAACACCCAAAAAAAACCTAACTTTCTCCCCCCCAAAAACCTATGTTGAGATCTGGTGAGTGTGAAGGAAAAACTTATTTAGTAAGAACTTCTTGCAGTGAAAGCTGACAAGGTGAAGAGGTAACAACCCATGTGATCATAAATAAATGCCCACCCAtagctaaagtgtgtgtgtatatctatatacatgtatacactgatcaggcataacattgaccacctgcctaatattgtgttggtccccttttgctgccaaaacagccctgacccgtcctgcactgtgtattctgacccctttctatcagaaccagcattaactacttcagcagtttgagcaacagtagctcgtctgttggatcagatcacacgggccagccttctctccccacgtgcatcagtgagccttgaccgcccatgaccctgtcaccggttcaccactgttccttccttgatagatactgaccactgcagaccgggaacaccccacaagagctgcagttttggagatgctctgatccagtggtctagccatcacaatttgtcccttcgtcaaactcgctcaaatccttacacttgtccatttttcctgcttctaacatcaactttgaggacaaaatgttgacttgctgcctaatttatcccacccactaacaggtgccatgatgaggagatcgtcagtcttattcacggcacctctcactggtcataatgttatgcctgatctgtgtatatacacacttctTTGTAAGGCCTTGAAGGGTTGTGGCTACATTGATTACACATTGTGGTGACATTTCAATCACAAACTGCAATTCAATTACTTTTACACATACATTGTGTATTAATATGGAGGCCATACACAAACCTGCTGGCCTCAGGCCTAGTCCACAGATTTTTTCATGTGAAAAAGCAAAAACTGGACCAGCCCTGTCCACCATAAACTGGTGAAATGTGAAAGAAGGACAGGTCTAATATGGAAAAGACAGGGATTCTGGTGCTTAAAGAATCAGGATGTAATAAGACACTGTGACCTAGGTGTCAGGGCTCTGATCACACCtctgcagatgatgatgatcccTGACCTGTATGAACAGGAAAGCCTaatctgtgagtgtgttcagcgaGAAACCCCACCCACGCGGTCATACGAGAAGTACGCACCACTCCAGTGTCATGCGAAACGTCCCAGTTGTCAGCAGTTGGTTAACGAATGGACAAAACCAGCAGTGGATCCATTCCTCCaacagcttctttttttttattcatctacCACTCTATCAGAAAAGGGTAGGAGAAAGAAAGTGATCCTAAAAATAGGTGCAATGAATAATCACAGCACCTGTGTGAGTTTCGGAGCCAAAACAAACACTTATTAATACGGAGTCCAGGGGGGTTTTCTTTtggttaatattaaataattcatcGACAATGGTATTAACGTCTTTACCTTTGAATCCACACACAATAGAAAACCTGGACCTGTTTAAACGTGAATGTTGAATTATAAACAGGAgtcgtttctttctttttttttcctaaaaaggTGCTTTAATATAACATCATAGTTTGGAAGAAAATTTGCAACAAACCATGGATCACATCACCTCGAAACAGACTGCAAAACGTGGCACTGCGCAGCATCTCGACGTCGATTTTCAGCGCTGCAGTGAATGTCTACATGgctttcaaaaaaaaagaataaaataagaacaaacaaaaaaaaaaaagacagaaccCCAAGTGGATGTAATGCTTAGCAAGTCTAAATGTAATCTGGACACGATAACTAGTTGTGCCTTTAAAtattagtgaaaaaaaaaactaacaaccTGGAAGAACAAAACGACGACAACAAAACATCCTCGACCGACACCGAAAGTGCTCCACCGCTTACAGCTTGGTTTATGTGAAAGGGGAAAGAAAATGTCCGAGATACCGATGAGGTAAGAGAAAGATCGGTGAAAgagcagtgttttgtttttaaatgtgaaaaGCAGAAACCACACACAGGGTTCAAatcaggaagaagaagaaaaaaaaacagcagcagcagggtAATAAAAAAGGTGCCTGTTTTTGTAATGAAATACTGACAAATTAGCTGAAAAACtctggtggagagagagagaaggagagggagaaggaaggagaaggaagggaagagagaaggagggggggggaggtagcatgaaagaataaattaaaaataaaaattgtgtaaaaatgGGAAATTAATGCGAACAGGtcatggtgtagtgtgtacaagaaaacagaacaacttaaaataataaacacagagagagaggttattGCGTGTTTGGCGGCTGATACACCGCTGCTCCTCTCCTAGGCACCATGGTGAGAGaggttcaacacacacacacacacacacacacacacacacacagcacccgGGGCAGAGAAGCACCTCTGCTCCAAACAAATCTGCAGATGGACCTTCAGTTAAACTGCACAACTgagaacattctcactctcacacacacacacacacacacacacaagagcagTGAGAGggatgctttgtgtgtgtgtgtgtgtgaggtactgAAGTCTGGTGTGCCATAGCAGCGGCAGGGTGCAGCTCAGAATGAGTTCGAACGCTCACGTGATGAAGAACGCAACATGAAGCAAGGAAACTGTTCGGAACTAAACGGCAGGCATGTGCTGATCATCTGCTAACATACAACATACAGAGCGCAAAATACCATCCCTCGTATTAAAAGAGGGATGCTGCTGGGCAAACGTGTGTCGAGCCGTCGCCATCTCGCTCGCACGGCTTCATACAAGTTCTAGAAAGAACTGCATCTGTGATTAAAAAGATAAGATTATAAACTGATGCAATGACATGAAAGAACACATCAGCAAACACCTGAGGGACACGTTGGCAATATTTCTGCATCCTGTGATGATCAGGATGCGATTCTTTCGCTCTTTCTTTAGagatatatacagatataaaatGAAAGGAGTAAGGGCTACGTTACACCAGCTTTAAAACGCAAcgtaaaaacaaactaaaagcTTATCCATAACTAACTTGCGACGAGCGCTGAACCGGCCAGACACGATTGTCAGCATCTTCTGTACCATCGCAGGACCTACgctaaaattaaactaaacaaGCCTCGGCGTGAAATGGCGTGGCGATCCGTTGGTACGATTTAGACAATCTCTGATCGCTCCTTGTGTTAACAACCCGGACTGAAGGAGTCGTAGCAGAGCGTACGATGAACAAGTGCAAATGCATTCCTTTGCTTTTACGAGACAAAAGTAGACACGTCTATGAAAGGGTCGATGTTTGTATAATGGCGCGAGTGAAggcaaaagaaaacaagaacacTGATGGAGACAattaaaagaaagacaaaaaaataacaacccTCCAGCCTTCGATAACACTGccttttgacaaaaaaaaaaaaaataacctgcCTCTGTTTTTAAAGAGTAGAATTCTGAAAATCTCTGGAAATATTTTCATGTACAAAAATGTTTTCCCAGTAAAAATGACATTCAAAAAAGGCACTTCGTCGTGTAAgcaaagaggaaagaaaacccACAGTCCTTTAACGCCTGCATAGCAACAACCCAAAGATCTGGATTCTCTTTCGCTTCGTTAGGGAAAAGAAGGGGTTTGGCGTTTTTTTGGTTATTATTAAGCACTTAAGCAAGTGGGTCTCTTGTGAGCTGTAAAAGGTCTGTAGTGGACGTTCGTCGGCATGTGGGCCACAGACACGGGGGGAGTTGGGGGGCGGAGGCGTCTGCGCTTCCTGTGTAGTGAGCGGCGGGCTGCTGGGAGGTGAAGTCTGCGAGAGCAGGGGCGCCCTTTGCCCTCCGACCTCTCTGCTGTGCCCTTGTAAGGCAGGACGGTGCAGCTTGCTACCTGCCTCTGAGGTTCTGCAGAACTCCGTACACGTCCTCTTCCTTGCTCAGTCCTTCAAAGAATGGAAGCAGGTCCAGCAGCTCGGTGTCGGCCATGTCGTCGAACCACGACTGGACGGGAACCTACAAAGGaaaacacacagagttacagctaACAGCCGGTAGAGTATCTGAGGCTGAGACTACAAGAACTGAAAAcgagcaaacaaataaaaatgaagcgTCTGGATCAGACTGGTGAGAGTGGTGAGGCTCACAGCGTTCTCGGGGTGGAAGATGTAGGAGGCGGGCGAGTTGTCCACTATGATGACGTTACGCAGCTCTCTGCCGAGGCGACTCAGGTCTTTGACGTAGTTTCCTCTGTGGAACACACAGGATTCACGAAAAAGTCGCGCCCGAAATACACCCCACTGGTCCAGCAGGTCAGCCACAGGGTCAGCATACTGCAGAACAGAAGAGAAAGTTCCAAGGTTTATAAGTTTAGCAGAGTAGCAGATTGGTGCTGTAACACTACAAGCTATCAGTAAGAACAGAGCAAATAGAACTGGTTCATCTGCTAGTTTCTAAGAAGAACCACAAAGTGACATGCAAATCCTCTGCTCCATAGTGGTTTTAGCCTCAGGGGACTTACCTGCTTCATTTAAATCAGGATAAATAAAGTCAAACGAGAGCGTTTAGATCAGAAAAGCCTAGCTAATAAGCATACAGCCGTTTGACTCTCAGCCTACCGGACATTATAAAAGGCAGGCTAGAGAGTGTCCTAGCAAACAAAGCGCTAATCTAAAAGCGCCAGCCTTTGACTCTGCGCCATATACAgctaaacaacacaaacaaaaagcagcGTCTGAGACATCGGATACGATTCACGGCAACAAAGGAAAGCTTCACGAAGCATCCGGACTGAAAAGAACAAGACGTGAAAGCTGATGTAGGCTCTAGGCTCTGTGGGCTAACACGCTAAACACTACCAGCGCACATTCTGTACGAATCGTGGAGGCTGGAGAGACACTTACCCATGCATTAGCGGCTAAAACAAATGCTggccacacagagacagaaaaaaagggtGGGGAGGGGGACAGGGTCAGAtatcaggaggaaaaaaagcagaagAGTTCACAACTCATTCACAAAGCTTTCTGTCTGACATGCACACATCAAGAAGCCCTGGCGTTCAATGAAAAACTGTTCGAAggattaaaaatgataaatcaggaatacaacaagaaaaaacaaaaggaaaaaaaaaagaatcagggTAAATTTCTCACGAACTGAACTTCATATAAGGGCCTTTTTCCACTGCATAAAGCACAAAGGACAGAAACTTGCACCAGAAACTTTTTATGGTGCTGCCATCAGGTGCACCAtgaccaaaataataataataataataataataattttagatGTTTGAATTTTGGTTCCTTCTTAAACCTCAAACTAACCAGAATTAATAGCACTGAGGATGCAATTAGCAGGATTGTCAGTGGTTAACGTTTAATAATAGCTTGTCAGGTTTGTTTGGTTAATATCTGTCAATAtgctttgcatttattttttgactatttatttttacacatcaaatttcacaataaaaataattaccaagactttttttctctttgctgCCAGTACAAGCTGGTTGATATTTACTGTGCCGATTGTTGAAAAATGAACCGGGGCCTCAGGCATCCGTCGACATTTTGTCTTTGAATGCGCAGCGGAAAAACGATCTTAACGCAAGCACCTTTGTAGTGTGTATGAAAGTAAAATGTATTATTGAGGGGTATTATGGGATGTTGTGAGGGGTTCGAACCTTGGCTAGGCTGGCTGTGAAGAGCACGCACTCGAACAATTCTCCCATCTTCTGCAGGAACTCGTCTACATGTGGTCGCTTCAGGACGTACACCTGAAACGCAGACACGCCCTTTACTCCCACTGcgagcaaacacacactcaaatccaCTCAGGATGTGCATTGTACAGAGACGGAGGCAGACCTGACTATGCAAACACATGAATAATGGCGGCAGGAGCGCTTCTTTGTAGATGTAAAGCTGCCACCCAGTGCAAGTAATCATGAATAGGCCAACCAGGACAGACACAGCCTATCCTGGATTACTTGAACAAGGTAGCAGCCATCttaaagctgcattttttgACACTGAGTAACAtttcaaaacacatttttaaaaatatttttcttatgatttttctgAATCAGATGTACACTGtgttgtcaaaagttttgggacgtctgcctttccatgcacatgcatgtaatatggagttgtcccaccctttacagctataacagcttcaactcttctgggatccacaaggtttaggagtgtgtttattcatttttgactattcctctagaagcgcatttgtgaggtcaggcaccgagATTggatggctcacagtctccgctctaattcatcccaaaggtgttctatggggttgaggacAGGACTCAGTCAAGTACCAAGttccagtcaagttcctccacaccaaactcactcatccatgtctttatctctttagcctggcatacatttaacacttcccataaccttgtactccagtacatctgattaaatgcacattatcatctagtgctgctaatattatgaacagcagctacgctaattctgttccatcgtttcccttcttctacccatctcgaggcatacagagactgtaccggctccagtggcatccagagatggaccagctccagctgggttctactttgtgaggattggggtattcaaagcaacgctgtCAACCTTatgtggacgacaacaacctccttattaatttacataacattctacacatgctgtatcggcatcacacaattgactacacataaatgcacagtacaatcacactctccactgtcacccaaatgaggatgggttcccttttaattcctctcaaggtttcttcctcatactaTCTAAGagtgtttttccttgccacagtcacctcaggcttgctcacttggggtaacatctaggactgtttgtctgtttatatgtttgttgtttcttatgtaaagctgcttttagacaatgctctttgttaaaagcgccatacaaataaaattgaatcgaatcgaatttatggaccttgctttggtcactggtgtgcagtcatgttggaacaggaaggggtcatccccaaactgttcctacaaagttgggagcatgaaattgtccaaaatgtcttggtatgaagctgaagcattaagagttcctttcactggaactaaggggccgagcccaacccctgattTCAATGATtcagaggggtgtcccaaaacttttggcaacgtAGTGTATACTGACTCCTCTAAAGAACTTTCCGGCTTTTGTAGCTGTTTTatcttcatgatgctgtttgttcagATCTGGGTTCTTCCAGGAACATGAACAACAATACACTGAGACTGCATGAcatttaatcacacacaactCTATTTAACAAATTCTATCCATCAGAACTAATTTAGGAGTTTCACAACAACGATTCAGATGGGGTGTATACATATGAAATAGTTACTTTTACAGTATCATTATTAGCAAATAATTTCATAAACTATACTAATAATCATGTCACTTCAATATAACTTCTACTTTGTGTAGATTTATTACAAATAAGTCCATTTTAGTTTCAGATATCACCACtactaaatgtaaacaaatcaaATTCAAGAGGTGTAAATACTTATTCACTGCATTTTAGGAGTTTTTGATGAGCCAACAGCACTTTGGGTTACAGTACCTGATGCACTGTGCCGTCGATCTCCACCGGAACGATGAAATCTGCATTACTAATAGGCTGTGAGGAAAGAAAATGGCGTAATAAATCATTactcaccaaaaaaaaacacctctatATCCGTAAtcaactctaaaaaaaaaaaaaaaccatttatAAAACAGACACTTGGAAAGTGGTGGGAGggaaaataaattattgtgCAACCCGAgtgacatactgtacacactgtagtAGTTACTTTAACAAACAGCAGGGGGCGCCCGTGTGCTTACAACGCTCAAGAATATAAATAaggataaaaataatacaagtaTGTAGTAACACTACTGTAATACAATAAATTATACATCTACATTATCTTGCTGAAGGCAGTACACATTAGGCATACTTTGCAAAGCGGGACTCTCTGAAAGCTGGATTATTTAAAGCAGAATTCAAGACCGCACATGCCCGGTAACTATTTGCCTCCTGGACAGTTTTGACTTTCGTCTTAAATTATCAGCCAAGAGACGAGGAATCTCCCGTCCTAAAATACGTGTTTAGTCAGAGCTACCACCAGCCTCTCCTAAATGTTCTTTTAACCGGGATTAACCAGATGACTAAGGAGGATTAAAAGCCCAGACAAATTTAATCTGAACAAATCGAGCTAAGGTCAGTGATTTGCTCAGAAGCTTTCGCTGACCTCTGCTGTACTCAAACACTAAAGCTCAGAGTTCAGGCACACAGAGAGCAGGATGAAAAGTTCACGTCTCACTCGAGGCGGCAGTGATGATGCTCTAAATTCTCAGCAAATTTTTAATCTAAGCCATCATTTAAAGGattaatcatatatatatttaatatttatttaacatatttaatgtttatttttagatgAATCCAGACACCAGTTAAACTCAAAAACAAAGAAtacactaaattaaaaaaaaatagtacacacaacagattttattttatttttacaaaattaaGCTTTCCGTTTGCCTCACCCTCATAAACACGAAACACAAGTTTAAGCCAGCTGTAATAATAATCCAAATCTGTACACACATGTGCATActattttttcctcttctatttttgtttcctcttccttttctttccttcctttttttaccCTCTCGGTCTCGTAGCAGTGGGTTCAACGTTCCGAAAGAACGTAACTTTATAATAAAGTCCTTATTGTGTTCTGATTAGAGAGGGGTGAAAAtataacttaaaaataaaaccctgaactgaaatgaaactGAATCATACAGCAACGAAAAATGACATATATGAAACACAATACATTCCTTGCTTACATTTCCATTCCAGTGCATGTTATCTTTAGAAAAAGGCTGAGAGACGAAACAAACACCATACAGCCCCGACATGTGCTTGAAGCTTTTTATCGCAACttaacttaaataaaaaaaaaacctataggGTGTTTAAAAAGTCAGAAACAAAGGAGAGTAAAACTACATCTACTTCTATTCTCATTTACGATTTAGCGTATACGCTCTACGCATTCGTTCTACCCTCCACTGTGCCATGTTTCTGGGGGATTTTGCCGGATCCGTATTCTCAGGTTGGCTCGACATCTTCCTGTTTCTTCCTGACTTTTTGGGAACAAATAATCTAAATCATTCCTATAAAGCAAGCACAGAGAAGGGAAAGAACCTACAGAGCTGAATTTCACTCCAAGGgatgaatatttcatttcaacattttaaCAACTACTTTCTTTTTAACATTTGGAATAATGATCCACGTTCCTTGCTAAATCCCATCTGGGATAAATTATTCAGTGATTTTTAGCTGCAATTTGCATCACACATGCACCAGACACACCGACAAGCACCTGAGACAAGCTGAATTTTCATGCTTGTGacttattaatgttttattcctaatttacAACCAAGATGAAAGATTTAgaactgaatttattttttgggatctatttttttccccctcatccACTGACCAGAGAATGAAAATTAACTTTCCCAAAGCAAATATTTACGTTTTTATATAAGACGACATTCCAGTAGTGTCGTGTGCGTCACGATGGAGCCACACGGTCATAGCACACTCCAAAAATAAcgaatatataaaaaataataccttttattacatattgaataaaataaagagattaTTAGGTGTAGATGAAGACTACTGCTATGCACACCATCCTCCCATCTCCCCTGTCTCAGGAAGCACTTATTTTCATTACTCTGCATTAATGCATTTAAGTAGATAACTAGATAACTAGCTCAGGGTTCAATTTTATTAGCCTGTAGGTTCCTAAGCAACCAAAACACGAGACAGAGACGCACAGGACTGGACTTTATAATGAATTTACAGTTTTGCACTGCCCGGATGACACGTGTGAGGCTACCTTAAAGGAACTGTGCACCAGAGTCTCGTCCAGGTCTATCACCACACACTTCTTTCCGTAGTCGTTGATGTTCACCTCAGGAAGAAGGTATTTCTCTGGAGGCTGGAAGGGACAGAACACAGAGGATGAGTGTCCTGGGAAGGGAGAGGGTGTTAAGAGAGAACCTTCTGAAGCTGCAGGAGCTAATAAATggatgttaaaatgttaaaaaggaATGCAGTCAGCAGCAACATTCCAGCTCTACACCACAGAACCcgtgaaaacaaaaaaaaggggggaaaaggtcacacacaaacaggaggtGACGGAGGGTGGAACGGATGCAGCGCCATCACGTAACAGCGATCTTACGCTTCGGCGTGTCGGACAAATAAACACTAACGCGCATGTCCATGCTCTGGAAGGACAAACTCTTGCGAAAGTCTGATAAGCACCGCAAACATTAGAAACGTCCTGCAAATACCGCAGCGTTTTAAGGAAAATAAATCACTCTTCTATTCCGGGCTGGAATTTTATTAGGGAGACCATGCTGTAAAACTTTGCCTTGGATTCTTCATCTCCAGCGAAATGGGGCACGCATAATTACAACATTAAATCCAATTACGCAGCGGCGCGTGTGGTATAACAAAATATCCCTTAACCGTTACATCTGATGCTTATTACGATATACAGaattaagggggaaaaaacacagtaGCTGGATTGGAAAATTATGAACGGCAAAAAAAAACCAGAAAGAGATAACAAAAACGGAGaaaatttgaaagaaaaaaatctgaaaaaactGACtggttaaaaatgtatttttttttttttttttttttacatttaacaaaaaattaCCTGCTTCTaataagagttttttttttttttaacaaataaaataattttgctaaatattaacattttacaattttaaaaaattataaaacaataagaaaatgtttttaaatatttaagatttgTACAAGATTGTAATGACTACTGTTTACAtgcaaaaaatgtaataaaacttacatctttttaaataattaaatacacaatCACGACACCTGATGCATTGCAGAAATTGTCACATGGTGCCTTCATCACAATACCGACATTATATCATCATGAGCACTAATACATACAAGACGAATACTACGCTACTGTTTTAACGTGTTTATTCCGTGTCTTATAACATGAACACCTGGTTTGTGA
Encoded proteins:
- the ctdsplb gene encoding CTD (carboxy-terminal domain, RNA polymerase II, polypeptide A) small phosphatase-like b isoform X1 — protein: MDNTSIITQVTNPKEEEILSSNPEKVSLSSSSLKKKSHRSLFSSFFCCLRSYEADPPASTNNNTSSPLPPPVEENGAPPKCEQAEVIPVPGPPEKYLLPEVNINDYGKKCVVIDLDETLVHSSFKPISNADFIVPVEIDGTVHQVYVLKRPHVDEFLQKMGELFECVLFTASLAKYADPVADLLDQWGVFRARLFRESCVFHRGNYVKDLSRLGRELRNVIIVDNSPASYIFHPENAVPVQSWFDDMADTELLDLLPFFEGLSKEEDVYGVLQNLRGR
- the ctdsplb gene encoding CTD (carboxy-terminal domain, RNA polymerase II, polypeptide A) small phosphatase-like b isoform X2; translated protein: MDNTSIITQVTNPKEEEILSSNPEKVSLSSSSLKKKSHRSLFSSFFCCLRSYEADPPASTNNNTSSPLPPPVEENGAPPKPPEKYLLPEVNINDYGKKCVVIDLDETLVHSSFKPISNADFIVPVEIDGTVHQVYVLKRPHVDEFLQKMGELFECVLFTASLAKYADPVADLLDQWGVFRARLFRESCVFHRGNYVKDLSRLGRELRNVIIVDNSPASYIFHPENAVPVQSWFDDMADTELLDLLPFFEGLSKEEDVYGVLQNLRGR